In the genome of Microcoleus vaginatus PCC 9802, the window TTCTGTTTCAAATTGCACCTGGGCCCTGTGCAAAACATCGGGATCGTTCGATTGAGGAGCCTGAATTTCCTTGACGACGCACAGGGGATTTCCGGAGCTGCCCAAAGCGTCGTTAGCCGTATAGGTTTTAGCAAACCCTCCCTCACCTAATTGACCGATAATGTGGTAGCGATCGCGCAGAATATCCCCTGGATTCAGACACATAAATTTTTACAATGCCTTAACTCGCTGCACTCGTTGAGGTCGATCGTACCACAAATATGACTTTTATGAACTCAAAGTTATGACTTTTATGAACTCAAAGTTATGAATATATGAATTGATTTTGAGAGTGGCTTATTTAATAATCTTGGCATCTGAGATTTTAGGGAGAAAATATTTTATGGCTTTACAAAGAGACCCAGCAGGAGTGCCTCGCTTAGTTGGCGACAATACATCGGAATCAGTTGATTTATTCATCGATAATTCCCGATTCGGAGGTGTAACTAATTTCCCTTCAGGAGTAGGGATGCTCGGAGGTGACGATACAGTGGCCGGCTCAACCGCTAATGATTTGATCTTTGGCAATGAGGGCGAAGATATTATCACAGGGTATTTTGGTAACGATTCTTTATTGGGGGGAAAAGGGAAAGACCTAATAGGTGGAGGGGACGGAAATGACTCTCTAAACGGAGGTTTAGATGGAGATATGCTTTTGGGTTTGGGTGGAAATGATATTTTATTGGGCGGTAAAGGCAATGATTTTTTAGTAAGCGGTAACGGAAATGACACTCTAGTGGGAGGTTTGGGTCGAGACTTCTTAGCAGGTTTTGATGATAATAATTCTATCAAACTCGGGGGCAGCAACTTGTACGTCCTCCAAGCAGAACCCGGAGTTACAGATGTCAATAATACCGATCTCATTGTAAGTTTCAGACCTGCTTTCGATAAAATTGGATTAGCAGACGGTTTGACGGTTAACGATGTAGTTTTGGAAAGCTTGACAAATGCGTCCATTACAATACAAGCGGAAGTGCCGCAAGCTCTGGGTTCTTTTCTTCCGCCCGATCTATTAGGCTCCAAATCGATCGTGACTTCAGGGACTCTCATCAAAGTCAAGAATTCCGGAGATTTAATAGGTTTTGTTGAGAGTGTAACGCCTGCTCAACTGCAAAACAGTATTATCTCTACTCAGGGATTCTAAGCTGTAGAATGCGCTGCCAAGCCTCCTGCAAAAGCTTAAATCGAAGATTGGACAGAGAAATAGTAATCTGCAACCAGCGGTACAACAATACTAATTATCAATCGCTACCTGCTGTTTCCAATTTCTCTCCAATCCTCGGTTCCGTACCATTCAACAGCCGCTGAATATTGCTCCGATGTCGCACAATTACAAACACACCGCCCGCAATGCCAAACAATACATAAGCTAGCGGCTGATGTAAAGTAAACATCAATCCAGCAACGCTAATTGCCCCGATAATCGAGCTTAAAGAAACAATTCGCGACACTGCAAACACGATTCCAAAAATTCCGAAAGTTCCCAAACCTACTGGCCAGTACAAACCAAGCAAAACTCCCAAACTCGTAGCGACAGATTTACCGCCGGTAAACCCCAGCCAAATAGATTTGCTGTGGCCCAAAACAGCAGAGAAACCCGCCAAAGTTGCCATCCAAGGGATGACAGTTGCAGTATTTTCTAAACCTGCGGCGGTTGCTAGCTGCTGGGTAAAACTGAGAGAGTAAATGTAGCGGATTAGGACGATCGCACTTACCCCCTTCAACACATCAACCAGCAACACCCCCAACCCCGGCCACTTACCCAAAGTCCTCAGTACGTTAGTCGCACCCGTCGAACCCGAACCAACCTCTCGAATATCAATTCCTAGCATCCATTTCCCCAAGGCGTACCCAGTAGGAATCGAACCCAGCAAATAAGCTGCTATTAGCAATGCGCCATTTAAAATTATCCAGCTAGCCATTTTTTAATTTGAGATTTCGTGTACAGCAGAAGGAAGAAGGAAGAAGGAAGAAGGAAGAAGGAAGAAGAAGAAACAACCAATTCCGGTTAATTTCCCTCTGAGTTTCTTCAGTCCGCGCAGGCGGACGAAAGTTTGTATAGCAGCGAATTATATTCGCCCGGACTTGCTCAAAAATCCTTAGCAGTCGTCAAAGTTTGCGGGTCAGAAGCAAAAGCCAACCACAGCGGAAATTGCAGCAGTGACAAACTAATTAAATCCTCAGTTTCATCAATGACAATTAGTGGCAATTTGCCCTCTTTCACCAGTCGATCGGCTTTTTGAGCTAAAGCTTCCGCAGACTCAAACATAATAATCCCCCGTTCCGGGCCAAAATCGTTGCGAGTAATGCCCAAACAGTCCTGCAAACCCCGGCGCCACTCTCCTAAACGTTCGGGACTGTTGGCGAGCACCAAAGTCCGCACCCGTCCACCGTAGACGCTTCTGAGTACAGAAATAATAGTCGAAGTAATCAAGATATTTTGCAAGCGCGAACCCATAGTCCGCAAAGCACCCCTTCCTCCTTGAGTGAAAAACCAGTTAGAAACTCGTTCCGCGTGGATGGGTTCAAAAGTGCGGCGAAGTTGCCAAGGCGGGCCGTAGTAGTCGGGGAGAGTGCGATATTGATCGAGGGTGCGGCGAATTTGTTTGGCTTGTTCTTGAAATCCCTGTTCCGCAAATTTGGGATTTACTGGTGCTGAGGATTGAGACTCCTCAGCAGGAATTTGCCTGGGTGTCTCTTGCACTGGTGGCGTCAAATCTAAGAGTTCGGCGGTAGCGGCCAAATCCTGCAAACTGCCTACTAGATAGTCTTTGAAACCCTGGACTCGAATTGCTAAATCTTGGGAAACGCCGGCAAAAGTGGTTCGCATTTCCTTTTGAATTCGATCGCGCCGGCGTTCGAGTTTTTCTACTTCGATTTGTAGCGCTTGTTTGCGGTGATCTAGTTGAATCAAGCCGTCTTGTACCAAACGCCCGATCGATGCTTGAGCCTGGCCCAACGCTTCTAAAGCATTGGCTTTGTCGGCTTCCAATGCGGCAATTTTTTCAGTCAAATTTTGTTCTTGCTGCTGCAATTCTTTGACTCTCTGTGCCAACTGTTCGGTAACATTTTCTGGGATGTGCGTTACCGTTTCTGGGGTTGCTATTGGCTGGGAGTCTGCTGGAAGCTCAATTTGAGCGATCGGACTTTCTGATTCGGCATCGTCGGTGTTGGGCGGAATTTGGGCGATTGCGCCTGCTTCGTCCACGAATTGGGCGATTTCGGCATCTTCCTCGCCCAGCGGCGGGTCTGTTTCTGGCGGGAGTTGGGCTGGCAGTTCATTTTCGTCGAGCCACAAATCTCGTGTTTGAGATAGAAGTTCGTACTCCGTCTCATTCACGGGTAAATCGACTTCGCCGTCACCGCTTGGGGCGGGTGGTTGGGCTTGCGGTTCTTGGGTTGGAGATTCGTCTGAATTCATGGGAAATTTTGTTCGGCGTGGGCACGGAAAAGTTAAAAATTAAAAATTAACAACTTTTTTAGTCTTGACGGGGACAGCGCTGTTCTAAGCAGGTCTGTAGCATTTTACGATCGAACAGAACCGGCAGAAAGTGAATGCTGTTAATTTCTTTGAAATAGAACAAAATCGGCACAGGGGGCCAAAATATCCGCCAATTTTGCCATTCTCGGTAAGGAAAGCGGCGGATTAATTTGGACGATCGATAAATGTCCAAATCTGTTGGGGTAAATTGTAGCCGGATGGTGGCGGCTTGGTACATCAGAAACAAGCCGAACACAGAAAGCGGCAAACTCACCCACTTCTGAACGAACAGCAGCGGTACGGCCGCCAGTACCAAAACTAGGGGAATCGCATAACTCGGAGCGAGCTCGATCGTATTTGTCGGCGCAGTAGAAGAGGCAGTGGTATTCACGGGTTTAAATCAAGGGTAGTAAACGAATGTTGCCGATTATTCATATTTTATCTGTTTCCTAGCTTACAAGCCTTTGAGTACGCTAGAGCCCGTCCCCTGAAACATCAGCCAAGTCATGAAAAAGTTCACAATAAAAATAGCCAGTAAAGCCGTCACCACCGCCGTAGTAGTCGATTGACCGACGCCTTTTGCCCCGCCGGTGGTGGTCAAACCCCAGCTAGTGCCGATTACAGCAATCAAGCCACCGAATACAAAAGCCTTAATTGCCGCGCTGCAAATATCCCACAGACCCAAGAAATTGCGGACTGATTCTAAAAACACGCTTTGAGAGATGCCGTACATCGTCGTAGCAATCAGCAGTCCGCCGAGGACGCCGGTGACGAGACACATGATGGTTAAAATTGGCAGCATCAAGCAGCAAGCAAGGACGCGGGGAATGACTAAATAGTCGATCGGGTCTGTTCTGAGCATCAGCAAGGCATCTATCTGTTCTGTTACCTGCATTGTGCCGATTTCCGCTGCAAAAGCCGAACCTACCCGTCCCGTCACGATGACGGCTGTTAAGACGGGGCCGAGCTCGCGAGTCAAAGACAAAGCTAAAACGCCACCTACGACATTGGCGGCACCGAGGTTAATAAATTCCCTGGCTACCTGAATAGTAAATACCATGCCGACAAAACCCGCCGTCAGCAAAGCAATCAGCAGAGATTCCGGGCCGACTGCTGCCATTTGGTCGATGGTGTTGCGGCGGTGAATTTTGCCTTTCAGCAAGTGCAGCATGACTTGGCCGCCCAATAAAGCTGCTGCCAGCAACCGCTGACTCCACAAACTGAGGCTCGAAGATGTAGTGGTGCTCAAGGGATTTCGACTCTATAACAACTGCAAAAAATGAAATTTATCTACAAATCTTAAACAAGTTTTTTCTATAACATTTAAGATTTCTGACAGAACTGGCCACTGAGGGCGATCGCTGCCTATCGTAGAAAAGAACAAGTTTTGTTTGCTTGTACCTTTCGGCAGTTTAGCTGAATTTACTGACTCTTATGAGCATTTTTCCCAATTTTCTTCGTTCTGTACTGCTGACCAGCCTGTTGAGCTTTGTCGCCCCCGTATTGTTAATCGGCGCGGGATTGGCTAGCTTTTTGCTGATCGGCTTCGTGCCTGCTCTCCAAGGAGTTGGTCGTTCTGGAGAAGACCTGATTTTGCAGTTCTTAGCTACTTTCGGCAGCGGCTGTCCCCTCCAGGGCTTTTTCGTCATTGGTCTAACTTTTGGTTTGGTGGGTGCTTTGTTTGATACCTACGCTTCTTATCAGCATTCGCGGTGGAGTTAATTTTGTTTCGTTATATGTGGGATTTGAGATTTTAGGTTGGGAATTCTAAATTAAATCTAAAATCTCAAATTGTTGGGTTCCGATGCGATCGAATAGCGCCACCTGTAATAACTTCGCCTACACACGGATAGTTGCTAGCAGACAGGAGTGGTGGAGAGCAAAAAATTTTAGACCACAGTTAAAATTTGCCGAGTCATGTGTGGAGTCAATCTCAAATCTAAACTCTCCAACCTCAAATCGGCTGACTTCGCCCAAAAACGGATACTTGAAATTTTAGACTCTTGGTCAAAGTTCCAGATTCATCTGTAGAGTCAATCTCAAATCTCAAATCTCAAACCGACTCACTCAACATTATTGCTCGCAAATGTTCGGTAATGCGATCGGCCTTTTTGCGGAAAACCGAATCCCCCTATTTCTGGAGCTGGAATATATTAAATACAGGTTGAGTCAAGTGTTTCTCAACCCTAAAAACTTCAGATAGTCGAGGTATTAGTTATGGCACTTATTCGTTGGGAACCTTTGCGGGAAATGGACTCCTTGCAGCGAGAAATGAATCGGTTGTTTGATAGCTTGACTCCGGCAACCGAGCGCGCATCTAACGGTGTTGCTTTTCTACCCCCCGCCGAACTCGATGAAACTCCCGAAGCCATCCACCTTAAATTAGAAGTTCCGGGCATGGAAGCTAAGGATTTGGACGTACAAGTAACCGCAGAAGCTGTTGCTATTAGTGGCGAACGCCGTCAGGAAACTAAGAGTGAAGATAAAGGCATGACTCGCTCTGAGTTCCGTTACGGTTCGTTCCGCCGGGTGATTCCCCTACCCGCACGGGTTCAAAATGACAGCGTAGAAGCTGAGTACAAAAATGGAGTTTTGCACCTGAATTTGCCCAAAGCGGAAGCAGAAAAGAACCGCGTGGTGAAAGTGCAAATCGGCGGCTAATAATTGTTGGCTAATTGCTGATAGATAGGGCGTGCGGTGCGCGCCCTATTTGTTTGGAAAATTGGTAATTGGTAATTGGTAAGTGAGCCGAAAAGCATTGGGCATTGCGAGTTTGAGGAAGGATTCTTCCATCGTCCTTCTTCGTTTTTCCATCGTCCTTCTTCCTTCTTCCTTCCATCCGTTACATCCTCAGAAAGCGAATCCGTTACCGAACTTCCTTTTTCCGATTCGGCAACTGTGCTAAACTCGAAGATGCGATGGTTGGTGAGGAGACTTGCGTGCCGAGTCAGGGAGTTGGAGGAAATGGAATTGCATCGGAGTTTGGAGACTTAACCGGGATGACCCGCCAAGAAGTCGATGATTTTTTGCGCGGATTAGGTGCCGAAATCAAAACTACTAGAGATGGTTATGTTGCATATAAATTTTTTGATAAGTCAACAGTAATGATCCGTCCTAACGGTGAAGTGATTAGAACGCCTGCACCGAAATCGGGATCAGATGGAAGAAATATCAACAAAGCTTTGCGTCTCGATAGAGAGGGTAATTTATTGCGGACGAGAGACGAATTTGGTAATTTAATTCCAGGTACTCACAATACGGGGGAAAAATTAAATGAGTGATTGGAAGGATGACTATAACTTGCTTGGATTGGGTGGTTTTACATCTTTAATCACAAAAGTCAACGTATCTTTATGGGGAAACGAAGTATTAATTGAATGCGTCTACAATCCAGAAGAAAGATTGCCTTATATCCTGGCATTCAAAGACTGTCGCGATATCAGTTGGACTGTACACGATGAAGAGGCAGTTGGCGAACTGGAAGCTGAATTCTTCGGAATTTCATTGGGCGAGCCGGAACACCGCAAGCCTGCGGTGATTACTACAGATATTTTTGAAATTTCAATTTTGTACGGCAGTTTTAGCATTCACAAGGGAGAAAACCTAAATGCTGAAGTAGAAGATTTAGAAACAGAGGAGTGGGGTATCACAATCGCCAGCAGTATTGTACCAATTGTAAACCCCCGCGCGGTTAAATTGCCAAGGCGTTAGTAATATTATCTCGGGTAAAATAACTATTACAGGACTTACCCACTCCGACTCCTCGAAACTGGGTTTTTTACATAATCTGCGGGTTTTAACGAAGTATTTTCGTAAAAAACCCGGTTTCTGGGCCCCCATGCGTAAGTCCTATATTATTAGGTTTGTAGTGAGGACTGAAGTCCTCATCAAAAATCTGAGGATTGAAGTCCTCACTACAAAATAATTACCAATTTTTCAAAAAAGACAGTAGGTATTGTTGCCAGCCTCAGTTTACGATACTTAAGAGAACATTTTTTGCAAATGAGGTAAAACACAATGCCTGATATTGTTGATATTGCTGTAGGTGCGGGTTCCTTTCAAACCCTGGTAACGGCGGTGCAAGTAGCTAATTTAGTAGATGCGCTCAAAAGTCCGGGCCCTTTCACTGTCTTTGCACCCACTGACGATGCTTTTGCGAAATTGCCGCCGGGAACTATCACCACCCTAGTCCAGAACGTTCCCCAACTGACTAGGATTTTGATGTTTCATGTCGTCTCCGGCAAGTTTATGAAAGCTGATTTGGCCAAACTCGGTTTTGTTACTTCCTTAGAAGGTTCGCCGATTAAAATTGATTGTTCTGACGGTTTTGAGGTGAAAAATGCTACAGTTGTCGCTGCAGATATCGAAGCAGACAATGGCGTCATCCACGTCATCGATAACGTGATTTTAATGGGATAATTTCGCTGGGGGAGCCAAGCAGGTGCTTTGCGGTGCCGCTTTGCTCCCGATCGCACGCTTTTTTTTATTGGTTGAAGGTAATTTCAATATAAAAAAGTTGTTTTTTCGGCGGATGTATTTTAAGATGATTGTTTGAAAAAGTTTAAAAATCAATAATTATAATATAAGCAAACCAGTTTGGTGAGCACTATGCAAATCCTAGCCGCCAGCCTCAAAGCAAAAGTCCGCCAGCGTACCTTGGAACTGCAAGTTCTCAACGAACTTACTGCAAAAGTTCAAGCCGCTCTCAGTGTTGAGGAAATTTTGTCTGCGTGTCTGGCACATCTCGATCGCCTGATTCCCACAGAGGCGATCGCCATTTTGACGCTACCGGACGATCAAATATACCTGGAACACTTACAGCCGTTAAGTGCTAGCACCAAAGCCGAAATGGAAGGCCGCTTGCAAGCTGCTCGTGCTGAATGGCTTGCTGGCAATCGGGACTGGGCGCACAACATCAATCCGCCACCAATTGCTCAGTTTCAGTCGGTCTTGATGGCACCCGCCAACCTGGATGAAAGTGAAGAATTGTTGGGAGTATTTTTTATCGGTGCAGAGCAGGCAACTGCTTTTGATTTGGAACACCTTTGTTTGCTCCACACTGTAGCTCAAATTTGTGCAAAACAGTTAATAACTTTAGCACGTCAAACGACCAGTGTCAAGCATATATTTCAAAATAATTTGGCTGTGGATTCGCAAAGTCAAGAACTATTGTTGCGGGCTGTAATGGAGGAGGCTCCGGATAGAGTTTTTGCGAAAGATAGAAACTTTAGATACATTTTTGTAAATCAAAGTTTTGCTGAATATGTGGGGAAAAATGTTGAGGAAATTATAGGCAAAGATGATATTGAATTAGGGTTTTCAGCCGAATTAGTATTTGGCGATCGCAACAGCCAAATTAGGGGCATCCGCGAGGAAGATCGAGCTGTGCTGGCTGGGGAGAGGGTTCGCAATCCCTACCAGGCAATCCTCTTTGAAGGCGGAAAACAGCACATCTTTGACACGCAAAAAGTGCCACTGTGCGATGCAGAGAGTAATATATTTGGGGTTTTGGGTTTTTCTAGAGAGATTGGTCAATTGCAGGCCACAGATGAAGCCAGGAATCAAAGCCAAGCCAAACTGCAAAAAATTACTGCTAGCGTACCCGGTACGGTATATCAAATTGACTTGCATCCAGACGGCTCAATGGCTTTCTCATTTGTGAGCGCGGGCTGCCGAGAATTGTATGAAATAGAACCAGAGGTGGCTCAGCAGGATTTTAATGTAATTGTTGACATGATTCATCCCGAAGATCGAGATGATTTCCTTAACTCGGTGACGCTTTCTGCTGAAAATTTGCAGCCTTGGCGGTGGGAAGGAAGAATTGTTACTCCGTCGGGAAAACTTAAATGGGTGCAAGGAGCTTCGCAGCCAGAATTTCAAGCATCGGGAGAGATAGTTTACTATGGCTTGTTCACGGATATTAGCGCCCGGAAACAAGCAGAATTGAAGCTGCAACTTTATCAACAAATCTTTTTAAAATCCAACGATGCGATCGCGATCTTAGACCCCCAAGGCTATTACTTAGAAACAAATCAAGCTCACACGGCTTTGCTGGGTTACAGTGCGTCGAAATTGTGGGGGAAAACCCCGGCAACTCACATGGGAGAACCGGCATTTGCCTCCCTAATGCAAAGCTTGGCAGAAACTGGGAGTTACCGAGGCGAAATGACGTTTATTAAGGCTTTGCAAGAAGGAACAGTTGAGGTGGAGCTTTCGGCTTTTGCGGTTCTCAATGATGCTGGGGATGTAGTTTGTTACGTAAGCGTCAAAAGAGACATCACCGAACGCAAGCGAGCTGAGGATAAATTAAAACTTTACCGACAAATATTTTTAAACTCCAACGATGCGATCGTCATTATCGATGCTGACGGGTTTTTCCTCGAACAAAATCGTGCTCACCAAACGCTTCTAGAATACACTGACGCGGAATTAGAAGCAGAAGCGTCGCCGCTGGTTGCGGGCGATCGCTTTTTGGCAATTGCCCAAAGTTTAGCGCAAACTGGAAGTTTTCGGGGCGAAATTACTAACTGCACTAAAAAAGGCCAGACGCTGGCGATCGACGTTGCGGCATACTCTGTGATTAACAACGCCGATGATGTAATTTGTCACGTCTGCGTCAAGCGCGACATTACCGAACGCAAAAAAGGAGAAGAAGAACGGCAAAAATTTGTGTCGCTGATTGAAAACAGCAGCGATTTTATCGGTATGGCTACCCTCAAAGGCAACACGCTGTTTGTCAACGAAGCCGGACGAAAACTGGTGGGTGTAGAGAATCTTTCGGCAGTGCTTGATACAGAAATATGGGATTATATTGGGCCCACTTTTAAAGAGAAATTTAGTCAAGAGATTTTGCCAACAATTATCAGTCATGGCCAGTGGCAAGGAGAAGGTCAAATGCGGCACTTGCGAAGCGGACAACCAATTGATGTTGTGATGAATGCTTTTCTGGTCAAACACCCTCAAACCACCGAACCGCTGTGCTTTGCTGCGGTAATTCGCGATGTCACCGAACGCAAGAAAGCTGAGAGAATGCTACGGGAACAAGCAGAACAAGAACGCCTGGTTTCGGCGATCGCCCAGCGAGTCCGGCAGTCTCTCAACCTCACTCAAACTCTGATCACTGCTGTACAAGAAGTGCGGCAGTTGTTGGCAACTGACCGCACGGTAATTTATCGTTTTGAGTCCGACGAAACAGCGGTTGTTGTTGTGGAATCTGTAGGGGATGATTGGATGCCACTGCTGGGCAGAGAAGTTCCAATGACATCCTTTGGGGAAAGTTATGTATCTCTATATAGTGCTGGACAAATTCAAGCAATGGCAGATATTTATACTGCCGGTTTGAGTGAAAAACACCGAGATTTACTTGCTAGTTTGCAGGTCAGGGCTAATTTAGTAGTACCAATTTTTATAGGCGATGAAAGTCAGGAGTTGGCAACAGATTATTTGCCAAAAATTTCCCGAATTGGCTCCCATGGAAGGAGTTTGGAAACGAGTCAAAATCGGTTGTGGGGATTGCTGATTGCCCATCAGTGCAGAGGTCCGCGCGTTTGGACTGATTCTGAGGTGGATTTACTAGGAAGGTTGAGCGTACAGTTGGCGATCGCCATTCAGCAATCTACTCTTTTTGAACAAGCGCAGCAAGCCCGAGAAGCCGCCCTAGAAGCGTCTCGAATGAAGTCGTTATTTTTAGCAAATATGAGTCACGAAATCCGTACTCCCATGAATGGAGTGATGGGGATGACTGATTTGCTGCTGAAAACGAATCTTACTCCCGAACAGATTGACTTTGTGCAGACGCTGAAACTCAGCGGTCAAAATTTACTCTCCATCATTAACGATATTCTAGATCTCTCCAAACTAGAAGCAGGAGAAATGCGCTTAGAAATACTAGAATTTAACCTCAGTATCTGTATGAATGAAGTGCTGGATTTGTTGGCAACTCCCGCACAAGAAAAAGGTATAGAAGTGGTGGCCCTGATTGACACCGACGTGCCGCTACAAATAAAAGGTGATGCAGCGCGGTTGCGGCAAATACTCACTAATTTAATCAACAATGCTATTAAGTTTACAGAAGCAGGAGAAGTGGTAATTGAGGTTGCTGATGCTAGTAATCCTGGGTTATTGGCAGCCAGCGATAATCAGAAAATTTTAGAGAAGATCGAACCGTTAAAAATAGAAAACAATGACTCGATGCTCCTGCTGTTTAAAGTCACCGATACAGGAATTGGGATTGCTACCGAAGACCAAAAAAAGCTGTTTCAATCTTTTACTCAAGTTGATGCCTCTACAACAAGAAAATATGGTGGCACAGGTTTGGGGCTGGCTATTTCTAAAGAGTTGGTGGAGTTAATGGGTGGGCAAATCGGTGTGGAAAGTACCCCAGGCCAAGGCTCGACTTTTTGGTTTACTGTGCCGACAGTTAAGGAAAATTTAACTGGTGTCGGGACAGCGTGCGAAGTGAATTTGGAAACGGTGCTGGCGGGGCGAAAAATGTTAATTGCTAGCGACAAGCCGACAGTGCGAAAAGTGTTAGTGAGAATGGCTGTTGTGTGGGGAATGGAGGTTGAGGAGGTTGAGAACGGTTGGATGACGATCGCATCTCTGTACAAAGCTGTCAGCCTTAATTCCCCTTACGATATCGTTTTGGTTGATATTCAGTTGCCGGAAATGGTGGCGGGAAGTCTCGAACGCTTGAGGATTTCTGAGCCGGCAATGCAGCAGACAAAGTGGGTGGTGCTGACTTCAATGACTCAGCTTGCAGAGGCGAAACGCTTGGTAGATAGCGGTTTT includes:
- a CDS encoding PAS domain S-box protein codes for the protein MQILAASLKAKVRQRTLELQVLNELTAKVQAALSVEEILSACLAHLDRLIPTEAIAILTLPDDQIYLEHLQPLSASTKAEMEGRLQAARAEWLAGNRDWAHNINPPPIAQFQSVLMAPANLDESEELLGVFFIGAEQATAFDLEHLCLLHTVAQICAKQLITLARQTTSVKHIFQNNLAVDSQSQELLLRAVMEEAPDRVFAKDRNFRYIFVNQSFAEYVGKNVEEIIGKDDIELGFSAELVFGDRNSQIRGIREEDRAVLAGERVRNPYQAILFEGGKQHIFDTQKVPLCDAESNIFGVLGFSREIGQLQATDEARNQSQAKLQKITASVPGTVYQIDLHPDGSMAFSFVSAGCRELYEIEPEVAQQDFNVIVDMIHPEDRDDFLNSVTLSAENLQPWRWEGRIVTPSGKLKWVQGASQPEFQASGEIVYYGLFTDISARKQAELKLQLYQQIFLKSNDAIAILDPQGYYLETNQAHTALLGYSASKLWGKTPATHMGEPAFASLMQSLAETGSYRGEMTFIKALQEGTVEVELSAFAVLNDAGDVVCYVSVKRDITERKRAEDKLKLYRQIFLNSNDAIVIIDADGFFLEQNRAHQTLLEYTDAELEAEASPLVAGDRFLAIAQSLAQTGSFRGEITNCTKKGQTLAIDVAAYSVINNADDVICHVCVKRDITERKKGEEERQKFVSLIENSSDFIGMATLKGNTLFVNEAGRKLVGVENLSAVLDTEIWDYIGPTFKEKFSQEILPTIISHGQWQGEGQMRHLRSGQPIDVVMNAFLVKHPQTTEPLCFAAVIRDVTERKKAERMLREQAEQERLVSAIAQRVRQSLNLTQTLITAVQEVRQLLATDRTVIYRFESDETAVVVVESVGDDWMPLLGREVPMTSFGESYVSLYSAGQIQAMADIYTAGLSEKHRDLLASLQVRANLVVPIFIGDESQELATDYLPKISRIGSHGRSLETSQNRLWGLLIAHQCRGPRVWTDSEVDLLGRLSVQLAIAIQQSTLFEQAQQAREAALEASRMKSLFLANMSHEIRTPMNGVMGMTDLLLKTNLTPEQIDFVQTLKLSGQNLLSIINDILDLSKLEAGEMRLEILEFNLSICMNEVLDLLATPAQEKGIEVVALIDTDVPLQIKGDAARLRQILTNLINNAIKFTEAGEVVIEVADASNPGLLAASDNQKILEKIEPLKIENNDSMLLLFKVTDTGIGIATEDQKKLFQSFTQVDASTTRKYGGTGLGLAISKELVELMGGQIGVESTPGQGSTFWFTVPTVKENLTGVGTACEVNLETVLAGRKMLIASDKPTVRKVLVRMAVVWGMEVEEVENGWMTIASLYKAVSLNSPYDIVLVDIQLPEMVAGSLERLRISEPAMQQTKWVVLTSMTQLAEAKRLVDSGFSGYLTKPVKAHRLFDCLANAIAPSTLIDESQANPTSNRASAIDNRDLASLKILLVEDTPINQKVGLNQLRVLGCAADVANNGAEALSMVALKKYDIVLMDCQMPVLDGYEATLQLRGLEAADLAAGKMESHQKTVVIAMTANALKGDREKCLAAGMDDYISKPISIEKLKSVLENWSVKLKIETPKFNGEELQNSEPDLESVVDMARLHEISGADLEFEREILQAFVVDTGSYLEAAKEAIASGDMETLARHAHQIKGVSATAAVRLMPEMADQLQSLAESNDLEGATKIIAELEIILAGVQNLMPTE